Part of the Asterias rubens chromosome 20, eAstRub1.3, whole genome shotgun sequence genome, AACTAAACTCATGGGATATTAGAGGTCTTTGAAAAACAGTTCTAATCGAGACACTTTCTTCCTTCTGTGTTCTTCTACAGGTGTGCAAAATATCCAATGCCGAGTGCCTTCCCAGGGGGTTTGTGTGACCGTTTATCATAGAACGAGGTTGTAAACCGATAACTCTCATATAATCCCGTGAGATTTAAGTTATGCTCTGGATAAAAACATCTACACTAAATAAAGTATGGGAGATCATCTTTATTGCGTCTGAAGAGCTTAAAGATCTTGGATTGCGAGGCTGACTAGGCCTGTTGAGAATCACCTGATTTGAACTCTGCTACCACCTGGAGCACTTTAAACCCGGAAACAAGATGGATATGGAGTCAGCTAAAGAGAAGATGGAGAATGCCAAAGAGACAATGTCTGAGTTTCTAGGGACAGCTAAGATGCGTATTAAGAATCCAGCTGCACAGCGTCGGTTTATTCTAGTCATCGTCTGTGTAGCCCTCCTCCTAGATAACATGCTCTACATGGTTATCGTACCAGTGATACCAGACTACTTAAGATCCATCGGAGCATGGGATAAAATCATCGCTACAGCTCAACCCATCTATAGTAATATCAGTAATACAACCATTAACTCCACCGCTGAACCCAATGTGATTTACGAGAATGAGGATATCTACGTTGGATTACTGTTTGCCTCTAAGGCCTTGGTTCAACTCCTGATAAACCCCTTCTCTGGTACTCTTATTGATAAGATTGGCTATGATATCCCAATGGTGATCGGACTAAGCATCCTCTTCATAGCAACCACCATATTTGCTTTTGGTACATCCTATGGCGTCTTGTTCATGGCGAGGAGCATGCAAGGTGTGGGGTCTGCATTCGCTGATACCTCTGGTCTTGCCATGATCGCCGACCGCTTCCAAGTCGAGAGTGAACGTACCCGAGCTCTGGGCATTGCCCTGGCGTTCATCTCATTCGGCTGCCTCGTGGCACCTCCTTTTGGTGGGGTACTGTACGAATTCGTCGGGAAGAAAATGCCATTTATATCTCTGGCCTTGATTGCTGTTATTGATGGCCTACTTCTACTGTTCGTTATTAAACCCTACAGTGATCGTCGCTGGCAAATGCCTAAAGGTACCCCCATCTACAAGCTCATCGTTGACCCATACATTGCTGTCGTAGCGGGCGCCCTCTCCATGTCCAACGTCTCTTTGGCCTTCCTCGAGCCCACAATATCAATATGGATGAAGGATACCATGCAGGCAGTCACCTGGCAGACTGGTATCATTTGGTTACCAGCTTTTATTCCCCATGTCTTCGGTGTCGTCATGACTGTCAAACTTGCCTCCAGATACCCGCACTACCAGTGGCTATATGCCGCTATTGGACTCGTTGTCATCGGTCTTTGTACATTTATAGTCCCCGCTTGTGAGACATTTGGTGTTCTGATCATTCCCCTGTGCGGTATTTGCTATGGAGTAGCTCTCGTAGATACCTCATTACTACCAACTCTAGGCTTCCTTGTGGATGTACGCTACGTATCAGTGTATGGTAGCGTATACGCCATTGCTGATATATCCTATTGCCTAGCCTATGCCATCGGTCCAATCCTAGCCGGTCAGATTGTTCAAAGTCTCGGCTTCACCAATCTCAACGTCTTTATAGGAGTTCTTAACATCGCGTACGCACCTGTCTTGATTGTTCTACGGAAAGTCTACGACCTGAAACCGATGCAGTTTGAAGATACTGTGCTACTGACGGACGAGCCGGCTACTGGGCTCTACGACACGGTCAAGGCAGAGGCGAAGAGAGAAGCGAAAGAAGGGGATAAGTTCTATGTCAACCATAACGCATTCAGGATGCATAAAGTCAACGGCAATGTACCGAATGGTAATGTTGTAGATAGTGATGATGCTAGTTCTACGGACAGTAGGCATTTGACTACGGGAAGACCGAGTAATGTTATCAACAGGACTGAGGATAATGTACGAAGTGCTATAGCTCATCAACATGGTTACGGAGCTTTCACTGATCATGATGATTGAAGAAATAAACAATCCTAAACTTaacattgataataataataattatacaaataataagccatcttgaggtatggtggacacaatactatgacACTAATATGTTTGGTTAAATCTGATCATatccacccaaaccaaacattgTACTCCAAAAGGCAAATATTAAGAACCCACTCGGCGGCAGTGCAGtaaataacgagaagtcccagcgatccactaaagctaaagtagtagtcccggctgatATCCTACCTTctacccaggtagtagttattAAACAGGATGGTTCAGACATCTATTCCATGGCAGTATAACAAAAGGCAAAACCTAGTTCCCAAAGAAccaaaatctacacagcaaggCAGATGTTTTGGTGTTTACCGTAAACgaatacataaaaacaaatccgAAAGATCCTTTTATGGCACCAGATAAGCCATTAATATTCTTTACTAAGGAAGAAGTATACTGTCAAAATGATATGGTTAATTTCAATATCAACTTCTGGAAGCCCTTTTCAAACGAATAAATCAGAGAGCATTTTTTCCTGATCAGACGTATTGATCTGACTGTCAACTCAACAACCAGACACTTTACAATAATAACACGTGTGTCTGACCTCCAGCGAGTTGCATGTAGACATTTTTACGTTTTGAATAGAAAACCATCAATAATTGTTATTAAGAAACTTTCTTGTTGtactttaattaaatttgtaaacTCGATTATTGTCATAAAGCTAAATTGTTAGTTTGCGTCGTGCTTTGTGGGACGATTCACCGTATTTATCGCCTAGTGTAGCTTGGTCCAGAGATTTACAAGCATTGACCTTGTCTTAGTCAGTTACAATAGTTTCTGCATGAAACCACAAATGAAAAAGATAAACTAAAGATGGGAAGAGAGTTAatgttggcaaaaaaaaaaaagctaaagGAAATGTAATTAATTTGCCTTAACATGATTCTTGCGATCCGCCAACCTAAATACAACACCATGAACAGTCCGTATatacaatgacgtcatcagtttaTCAGATGACGTCATGAGCGTTTTGATGTGTAGTTAATAGTCGAATTATTTTCTTTGTCATTAGAAACTCAATTAAATTTATCGTCCCATTTTTATCAAGACAACAGAAAACTAAATAGACAAACCATAATAAGAATGGCAATTACAAAATGCTAAACATATAAAATGCATTTCGATCTGTTGTCCTTAAAAAAGATGAAATGCAAGACAAGTTGAAATGCCACACAGTGAAGTATAGACGGGCTCTAAAGTTGAGCCAATTAGTTTTTAGTCCCTAGAGACACACGGAATAAGAGCACACCCGAGGGGCTCATAATACCGTGTATTACAAAAAGACATCGTCAACCAACATGCTGACATATTGTAACTACCCATAGGCTATATGTACATGATTCTCTATCTACTTAGATCTAAGCCGATGCTAACTAAATAGGTTTGATCCATTCGCTGCTTTTGAAAGTACTGTTGGTTCTTTCTTCAAAGTGCATGCTTTGAAATTCGAGAACTGacaaatgttttgtataaaGAATTGTGTTCTATAAGATGGTATATATTATTTAGTTTAGACCACTACCCGTCTTTCCAAACTGGCAATAACAAATGTAGAAATCGTAAAGACGTTCAGTATTGTAAAAATCATTATTGCGCATTGTGtttaacaacaaattatataaTTAGGTAAAAAATTTCAAGAGTTCTGGTATATTATTGTTCATATTTGTAAAGGTTTGGAAAggattataaaacaaatatatcaatgtaaattttatttaaatcatGTATATAGAAAATGATATAAAGAGTTTAACGTGGTATTCACACCAATAAAAACTCCTGTGTATTTGGACTCTTATTCTGCATCAGTTTGACAAAGTTTCGGGTCAGTTGGACACCGATTCTAGGTAAACTAACCAGAAATAGGTCAAGCCGGAACCAGGGTCAGTTCTAAGCTGATATGTATTAGGGTGTAAGGTACTAACAACATGCTTGTCAACAagatttaaattaatttgtcctttttttcatGAATAACATGAACTGATACATTTTATGatacaataataacattttgtttgaaataaatctaTAACTTAATCAATCAAATTTTATGGATTGAGACACTTTTATTTATCAACATTTGCTGAAATTATTAAGCGAGGTTGTCCAAGTATGGTAACCGTATTGACCAACGTGAATTACCTGTATTAAACTGCGTTTAAGGCAGGGAACTAGACACACAATGGTTAGAACAAGGCCAATTGGGTGGAAGTTGAAGGTGATAAAGttaacaattttctgcaaaAACAGTACCAATGATTTTAGTGTAGTATTTTAGTTAAACAATGTTTATCAGTGTGTCATATGgacaataaattatttaaaatgagtTGGATTCAAATAAATCTTAGTTTTTGCGTGGATAAATTATGTTGATTTGAGTGTTAATGGTTGAGTTTGTTAGCTTTATCCCCATTTGAACAAATCTAAATAATGTGGTTACATCACACCGATCAAAGCATCGGGTTTGTAATATATATTTCTTTTAGAGCTAACACTACCCAATGAAAGATATAGAGCATTATAAGTTTCAGTCTAAACCCAGAGCTGCATTTGCCAGTCAGCAAAGTCTCCAACGTGGCTAATGTTACTGCACCGGGGAAAACAACACTCTACTCACTAGCAATGTCATATTCATGAAGGCCTTGCTTCGTTATCCGGTGTATTGTAAAACCAGTGTATTTAATTATGGACACACACTGTCAAGGGCTCACTCAACAGCCACTTGCCCTTTTCCTCGGTAAGGTGTTTTTAGGTGACCGAAAGGTTCCATGTCAAGGGATGGGGAAAGGGTCCCAAAATAAATACTGCACGGCGTCTTAAAGATGCGATACTAAACCCAGTTTCATGGCGGAGTTTAAGACCCGGAAGTTTAGATGTTGATATTTTTCCACGTATGACCATGGCTTACGAGTGAACATTGCAGCCAATTGAGTCACTATCAGAGCGGTTCGTACAATGGACCTTTGCATGCAAACGGCGACATTTTGATTAAGGGCGATTTCGGGTTGAGGTAGAAAAATCCTGAGTACCACATGTGATTGAgtatactttttaaaaagacCTGCAAAAATTAGGCCTATATCACTACAAATGAAATGGAACTAAAATTGAGCTCTCAAAATTAGTGTCACATTAAACATACGGGTTTATGATCAAATGAGTTAAGCTGTGAACTAAACCAGATTTTATTCTTCCTTTAGTTTAATTTTAGACTGCAAAAGAAATTCTATTAAATTATTAGATATGGAgagtatacattttgtttatgtatCTTGTGGACTTGTATATCCCATGTATAACCCATGCTCAATGAATACTTTATTGACAATTAAGGCTGATTGCACACTGAAACAtagaaattgattttttttttgagaggcCATTGGCAAATGATAGAAAACAGTATGTATGCGCAACTTGAGCtgtcttgttttttaaaatcaagttGAAGAGTTTGGGTTTtctttgtacgacacaaaaacacaaacgtctACAGACTGACaataaatttacacagtttgaagacaatgatggtagaaaggtgtttcccctaaaatattacctactgagatgctgtagtttttgagggacgagtaaaacaattttttcacTAACATATTTTTTGCCTCAGTGAAATGAAAActgttttagcatgtacaacggattaacgcgactctcctgaaaacattgctcggtaattttcacattttttctcctcaaaaacttgacaactattGAAGCTGTAACTTGTAAAGGTAGATTATAATATCATATACAtttttattcacagtgagtagggattcatgccaTTGTACACAATTTGATCCACAgcaggtatcaaaaccctttaaaaaggtATGAATCGGTCAGAGTGAAATGTATGGAAGCGCAGACGGAATGCTTAACGGAAATTTATTCTGTGGCAATGTTTACGAGTTTCTGCAGACACCGAGACCAAATAATCCTAGACAAGTCTATACAATGTAAGGACAAGATCCCAAGCCGGTCGAACAAATCTGATTTAGCTCCTAGAAACATTGACAAGACTAATTAAGAATGGCCGCCAAATAACGGTAGGGGAGACAAAATGTTTAACATTGTGCAAATATACACAGAAACATAGAGAAAAAAAGCcaggcataaaaaaaaatgctttctgGCTTCTGTAAATGCCCCCATATTGGTTTGCTCCATATCCATTACATTAtgcttttttcaattttattcattattttctttaccTGTTCTTGACTGTCTTCGacttaaataattatatttaatttgtttattattctcaTTTTTCACCAAATAATATGgcaataaatgttgattgaaatGAAAACATATAATTCAAGGtctaagaagaagaagaaggaataCTGTTAGATTGCATTTTCAAACTGCAGTGTCGAAAACAAATTGTGCTCCAAATGTTGTCTTGTTAGAacgcaattatttttttttttattcccggcattaataaataattattcctTATAAGGAACCGgctatttttgtttactgaaagaGATGCTCATTGATTTTTGAACAAAGAGTCTATTGtcacaaagaaaataacaaataggTTATAGGTTTGCGTAACTGTAGTCTCATTCTGATTTCTGATATAATTCTACACTCCCTCTGTCTGGGCACAAACCGACACATGTACAGACCTCCATCCAGGACAATAAAGAGAATAAGACGTTGGGTACTTGCGTGTAGCTCCATTGAAGAGAAAAATAAACCCTGGTTCCTCTTTTTGTATAACAAAGAGCTCTCCAAGATATGATATTTGTCGTCATCCAGAGGAATTAAGGCTTACGCGTCTTCAAACTATCTTAATTATATCTAGGTCTCGATATTCTGAAAATGTGACGAGTCTTGGCATAAGAGACACACAGCACAACTCAGAATTTGGTCTAGTTATCTCCGAGTGTGGGTTCACATACCGGTCATGGTACCATGTGTCCTTGCGTAactttatttgatttgaatcaCCATTACTGTGTACGTGATTATGATTGGAATGATTAGATTCATGTTATTTACAGGTCTGGGTATTCACAAATAGAGACACACAGCACAACTCAACATTTGGTTTCAGTTATCTCCGAGTGTGGGTTCACATCTCGGTCATTAATGAAAATCAATAAAGAATGATTTGAATGATTAGAATCATGTTTGATTGCTTGTGCTGTATATTCCTACCGAGTTAAGATGGTTTCAAGATATGCTCGTCACCAAAAGAACCAGGGGTAGTATTACTGAACGGTCTCTTGACTTACCTGTCCTTAGAAGGCCTATATACACCAATATAAAGAAaacctctgaagaaggtccggattggatcgaaagctaaggccatctaccctattcattacaTTAAATGTAAAGAAAACCTTATACAGTTTACTGGTGCAAGGTTTGTACTGGTCCAGTTTGTTCTCATTAACATGTATTAGTAGTCGAAAGGGTTGCTGTGGATTTATACTTTTATTCATATAAAACTATTCATTTAACACGTTGTCATGGGACAGTCCTGAACCACAAATCCGCAACACTTTCCCACAACCGTCAACTTGGCTATTATTGAATTGAACATGCCATCCGTAGGCGTAAGTAAGTAGTCTCTTCAGCCAGCATATTGATGACTCCTTGTTTGTGTAAAGAGAACAATTTAAAGGAAGAGGATTCAACTggaaatacaaattattatgtttaaaatgtttctaaACTATGCATGAAGGGCTGAGTGTTCTCTACCAAAAGTGTAGCATTGAGATTAACCGGAGCCTTTTTCTTACAACTTAACACCAGTGGAAGTAATAGCAATTGACAAATATATTCAAAACCACGTTCGTAACGAAGCGTGAAACTGAACCTTGTGACCCCCCCACCTCATGATACATCTTCCGGGTGTCTACTTTGCACTTAAGATTTAAAGGAGAAAGTCAACTTCCACTAGTGGCTTTAATGGATTCAATAAAATCGAAACTGAATAATTGTGACTGGTTGGTTTGAGGCACGTAGTTGGAGTTGGGTGAGAGTGACGGCGTGTCTATGGTAGGTATCGGTAGCACCTTTCCCCACTCACTGCCTCTCCCAATTAAACAGGCAGAGAATGATTACGTAAAGGTTGAGCTAATATTGGTACATGGAAAGTGCCAAACCTATTTCCCAGTAATGGCTGCCATCCTCTTAAATGTTGTAGGTGTTGTGCTTGTGACGAAATCGAGGTAGTCCAAATAATTTAAACTGTTCAGTAATTACTGGGCTTGTGATTGTGAAAAACCACAGCAGCAGcaatgaaataattaaaagaaaaaatatcttcaACCAAGACAACAAAGTAACCAAAGTAGGCAACCATAGTAGGCAACCATAGTAGGCAACACCCAACCCAAATCTCTTTACTACCGGACTGTTATAAACCACGACATCTGTCCTAACCAGATCCCAATTACTTTACATCTTCCGTCTGTTGAACTCAGTGAAACACAACGCTTATACAGGTGTAAATGATGGTGGTCTTGACACGTCAACCCTTCGTTCTTTTCAATGCATAATGGAAATAAATTTCCACTGATTCGTTTACAACTTTCAAAAGCAGTAGCTTTTTCTCATTCAAGTTTGTTCATTACATACAACGATCTCCAAAGGCTTATTTGAAATCTCAACTTGGGCAAGATTGTGTCCATCCATACCCCTTGGAATTTACCGTCAAGATTGTATATTCTTTTAGCAACATTTGTTTCTTCGGATGCTGAGGTACACGTGAGTACTCATGTCAtgagatgatatttttgttcacagaatttTC contains:
- the LOC117303738 gene encoding probable vesicular acetylcholine transporter-B isoform X2 — protein: MDMESAKEKMENAKETMSEFLGTAKMRIKNPAAQRRFILVIVCVALLLDNMLYMVIVPVIPDYLRSIGAWDKIIATAQPIYSNISNTTINSTAEPNVIYENEDIYVGLLFASKALVQLLINPFSGTLIDKIGYDIPMVIGLSILFIATTIFAFGTSYGVLFMARSMQGVGSAFADTSGLAMIADRFQVESERTRALGIALAFISFGCLVAPPFGGVLYEFVGKKMPFISLALIAVIDGLLLLFVIKPYSDRRWQMPKGTPIYKLIVDPYIAVVAGALSMSNVSLAFLEPTISIWMKDTMQAVTWQTGIIWLPAFIPHVFGVVMTVKLASRYPHYQWLYAAIGLVVIGLCTFIVPACETFGVLIIPLCGICYGVALVDTSLLPTLGFLVDVRYVSVYGSVYAIADISYCLAYAIGPILAGQIVQSLGFTNLNVFIGVLNIAYAPVLIVLRKVYDLKPMQFEDTVLLTDEPATGLYDTVKAEAKREAKEGDKFYVNHNAFRMHKVNGNVPNGNVVDSDDASSTDSRHLTTGRPSNVINRTEDNVRSAIAHQHGYGAFTDHDD